The following proteins come from a genomic window of Macadamia integrifolia cultivar HAES 741 chromosome 14, SCU_Mint_v3, whole genome shotgun sequence:
- the LOC122060759 gene encoding MDIS1-interacting receptor like kinase 2-like, translating into MKNLVNLALYRNKLRGPIPHSLANLSRLESLYLYENQLSGPVPSEIRDMKNLIDLELSANNLSGQIPRSLSNLTRLETLYLDLNQLSGPMPSEIGDMKNLIDLDLSFNKFRGPIPHSLANISGLEFLYLTSNQLSGAIPQDFGSQASIVEFQLYNNLLSGSLPQQICQGQSLQRLAVNNNRLSGPIPDFRNCTSLIRVRLNNNRFVGNITDSFGVHPQLYLIDMNHNRLCGELSPNWGKCKKLTFLKISGNNISGKIPPKIGQLTQLGLLGLSFNKLVGEIPKELGGLSTLFHLNLSGNQISGHVPAEIGKLINLEVLDLSANMLTRSIPAQLGQCYKLWSLNLSWNSLNGSIPSQIGDLVSLQVQLDLSHNSISGPIPPEFAKLVMLELLNLSHNRITGSIPLSLEDMGSLVSLDFSYNELEGVVPNNKVFRNASPQAFRNNKGLCGDLQGLLPCNQSHRSKGPKKHGHKVVISIIASLIGILFLVLAIIGVLYLLRKKAKKGNIEATTRNHGNIFSIWNFDGQIAYEDIIQVTENFDSKYCIGTGTFGNVYKAVLPTGHVVALKKFHPLEGETRVNDESFKNEMCILTEIRHRNIVKLYGFCLHPRCMFLVYEYMEKGSLARILSNQAEAIGLDWLKRVNIIKSVANALSYLHNDCIPPIIHRDISSKNILLDMDLEARVSDFGIARLLKPDSSNWTSLKGTHGYIAPGM; encoded by the coding sequence atgaaaaatctgGTTAACTTGGCACTATATCGAAACAAACTCAGAggtccaatccctcattctTTGGCTAATTTAAGTAGACTGGAGAGCCTCTATTTGTACGAaaatcaattatctggtccaGTGCCTTCTGAAATCAgagatatgaaaaatctgaTTGACTTGGAGCTATCTGCAAACAACCTCAGTGGTCAAATCCCTCGTTCTCTGTCTAATTTAACTAGACTTGAGACCCTCTATTTGGATTTgaatcaattatctggtccTATGCCTTCTGAAATCGGAGATATGAAAAATCTAATTGACTTGGACCTATCTTTTAATAAATTCAGAggtccaatccctcattctctggCTAATATAAGTGGACTAGAGTTTCTCTATTTGACTTCGAATCAATTATCTGGTGCAATACCTCAAGACTTTGGTAGCCAAGCATCTATTGTAGAATTTCAGTTGTACAACAACCTCTTATCTGGAAGCTTGCCTCAACAAATATGCCAAGGACAATCACTTCAAAGATTAGCGGTTAATAACAATAGACTTTCAGGTCCTATTCCGGACTTTAGAAATTGCACAAGTTTAATAAGAGTTCGACTCAACAACAACCGATTTGTAGGAAATATAACTGATAGTTTTGGTGTACATCCACAACTTTATTTAATTGATATGAATCACAATAGACTATGTGGAGAGCTGTCACCAAATTGGGGAAAATGTAAAAAATTGACGTTTCTGAAGATTTCTGGAAACAATATTAGTGGGAAGATACCACCTAAAATTGGTCAGTTAACACAGCTTGGACTACTTGGCCTTTCTTTCAACAAACTTGTTGGAGAGATACCAAAGGAATTGGGCGGCTTATCCACTTTGTTCCACTTGAATTTAAGTGGCAATCAAATTTCTGGGCATGTACCAGCTGAAATTGGCAAATTAATcaatttggaggttcttgaccTCTCGGCAAACATGTTAACTAGATCAATCCCAGCTCAGCTTGGTCAATGCTACAAATTGTGGTCATTAAATTTGAGCTGGAATTCATTGAATGGAAGCATTCCATCACAAATTGGTGATCTAGTATCCCTACAAGTTCAATTGGACCTTAGTCATAACTCAATCAGTGGACCGATACCACCAGAGTTTGCAAAGTTGGTGATGCTGGAACTTTTGAATCTATCACACAATAGGATCACTGGCTCAATACCTCTTTCTCTTGAAGACATGGGTAGCTTAGTATCTCTTGATTTCTCCTACAATGAGTTGGAAGGTGTTGTTCCTAACAACAAAGTTTTCAGAAATGCTTCACCACAAGCATTTAGGAACAATAAAGGGTTATGTGGTGACCTTCAAGGTCTACTTCCCTGCAATCAATCTCATCGGAGCAAGGGACCGAAGAAACATGGACATAAGGTTGTCATATCCATCATTGCTTCTTTGATAGGAATTCTGTTTCTAGTACTTGCAATTATCGGTGTTTTGTACCTCTTgcgaaaaaaagcaaaaaaaggaaatatagaAGCAACAACAAGAAATCATGGCAATATATTTTCCATTTGGAATTTTGATGGCCAGATTGCTTATGAGGACATTATTCAAGTAACagaaaattttgattccaaatattGCATTGGAACTGGAACTTTTGGGAATGTTTACAAAGCAGTGCTTCCTACTGGCCATGTTGTAGCCTTGAAGAAGTTCCACCCATTGGAAGGTGAGACAAGAGTTAATGATGAAAGCTTTAAGAATGAGATGTGCATATTAACAGAAATAAGGCATCGGAATATTGTCAAACTTTATGGATTTTGTTTGCATCCACGATGCATGTTCCTTGTGTATGAGTACATGGAGAAAGGAAGCTTAGCACGGATTTTGAGCAATCAAGCAGAGGCTATTGGGTTGGATTGGCTGAAAAGAGTAAATATTATCAAAAGTGTGGCTAATGCTTTGTCTTACTTGCATAATGACTGTATTCCACCAATAATTCATCGGGATATTTCAAGCAAAAATATACTGCTAGACATGGACCTCGAGGCTCGTGTATCTGATTTTGGCATTGCAAGACTATTAAAGCCAGACTCATCTAATTGGACGTCACTTAAAGGAACTCATGGATATATTGCTCCAGGTATGTAA
- the LOC122060760 gene encoding probable leucine-rich repeat receptor-like protein kinase At1g35710: protein MSFFYLCVIILFLSTSSAFGSGLGVSSSQSSSSETEALLKWKATLQNYSVPALRCWKLTLSSSAPIPCCNWFGITCNKARTSMVEISLPGLELQGTLHNFTFSSFPNLFSLNLSGKGLTGAIPDQIGSLSKLTNLDLSNNNLSGVLPPLSNLSSLHFLDLYGNEISGTIPLEIGNMKNLVELAIGSNKFTGMIPHVLANISDLHFLYLHTNELSGPIPYAMGNLENLVTLDLDANKLSGPIPHSLSNLSRLESLYLFDNQLSGPMPSEIGDMKNLIDLELSHNNLSGPIPHSLSNLTRLETLYLFENQLSGLVPSKIGDMKNLIDLELSHNSLSGPIPHSLSNLTRLETLYLFDNQLSSLVPLEIGDMKILVQLALQQNKFRGPIPHSLSNLTRLETLYLYSNQLSGLVPSEIGDMKNLIDLELSENNLSGPIPHSLSNLIRLETLSLHSNQLSGPMPPEIVDMKNLIELELSENNLSGPILHSLSNLTRLESLSLNSNQLSGAIPQDFGSQASIVKFQLCNNLLSGRLPQQICQGRSLQRLVVQNNSITGPIPDFRNCTSLMRVRLEKNLLVGNITDSFGVYPHLYYIDMSYNRLYGELSPNWGKCKNLSVLKISGNNISGKIPPEIGQLT from the coding sequence ATGTCGTTTTTCTATCTTTGCGTTATCATCTTATTCCTCAGTACTTCCTCTGCGTTTGGTAGTGGATTAGGGGTCTCTTCCTCTCAGTCGTCATCAAGTGAAACAGAGGCTCTACTCAAATGGAAAGCCACTCTCCAAAACTACTCTGTCCCTGCTCTCCGTTGTTGGAAGCTTACATTGTCATCCTCAGCACCAATCCCCTGCTGCAACTGGTTTGGTATAACTTGTAACAAAGCCCGAACCAGCATGGTTGAGATTAGCCTTCCAGGACTGGAGCTGCAAGGTACGCTTCACAACTtcaccttctcttcctttcccaaTCTCTTCAGTCTCAATCTCAGTGGCAAAGGACTCACAGGAGCCATACCAGATCAAATTGGTAGCCTCTCCAAACTCACCAACCTTGATCTCTCCAATAATAATCTTTCCGGCGTTCTGCCTCCCTTGAGTAATTTAAGCAGCCTGCACTTCTTAGACCTCTATGGCAATGAAATCAGTGGCACAATTCCTTTAGAAATAGGGAATATGAAAAATCTGGTTGAGTTAGCAATAGGTTCGAATAAATTCACTGGTATGATCCCCCATGTCCTAGCTAATATAAGCGACCTTCACTTTCTATACTTGCATACCAATGAACTCAGTGGTCCAATACCTTACGCAATGGGAAATCTAGAAAATTTGGTTACGTTGGACCTAGATGCAAACAAGCTCAGTggtccaatccctcattctctgtctAATTTAAGTAGACTAGAGAGCCTCTATCTGTTTGAcaatcaattatctggtccaATGCCTTCAGAAATCggagatatgaaaaatctgaTTGACTTGGAGCTATCTCATAACAACCTTAGTggtccaatccctcattctctgtctAATTTAACTAGACTGGAGACCCTCTATTTGTTTGAAAATCAATTATCTGGTCTTGTGCCTtctaaaattggagatatgaaaaatctgaTTGACTTGGAGCTATCTCATAACAGCCTTAGTggtccaatccctcattctctCTCTAATCTAACTAGACTAGAGACCCTCTATCTGTTTGACAATCAATTATCTAGTCTGGTGCCTCtagaaattggagatatgaaaATTTTGGTTCAATTGGCACTACAACAAAACAAATTCCGCggtccaatccctcattctTTGTCTAATTTAACTAGACTAGAGACACTCTATTTGTATTCGAATCAATTATCTGGTCTTGTGCCTTCTGAAATCggagatatgaaaaatctgaTTGACTTGGAGCTATCTGAAAACAACCTCAGTggtccaatccctcattctctgtctAATTTAATTAGACTAGAGACCCTCTCTTTGCATTCgaatcaattatctggtccaATGCCTCCTGAAATCGTAGATATGAAAAATCTGATTGAATTGGAGCTATCTGAAAACAACCTCAGTGGTCCAATCCTTCATTCTCTGTCTAATTTAACTAGACTAGAGTCCCTCTCTTTGAATTCGAATCAATTATCTGGTGCCATACCTCAAGACTTTGGTAGCCAAGCATCCATTGTAAAATTCCAGTTGTGCAACAACCTCTTATCTGGAAGATTACCGCAACAAATATGCCAAGGACGATCACTTCAAAGATTAGTGGTTCAAAACAATAGTATTACGGGTCCTATTCCTGACTTCAGAAATTGCACAAGTTTAATGAGAGTTAGACTtgaaaaaaacctattagtagGAAATATAACTGATAGTTTTGGTGTATATCCGCATCTTTATTACATTGATATGAGTTACAACAGACTATATGGAGAGCTATCACCAAATTGGGGAAAATGTAAGAATTTGTCCGTTCTGAAGATTTCTGGAAATAATATTAGTGGGAAGATACCACCTGAGATTGGTCAGCTAACATGA